From one Mya arenaria isolate MELC-2E11 chromosome 4, ASM2691426v1 genomic stretch:
- the LOC128229777 gene encoding nuclear receptor ROR-beta-like: MYTSNVARQRCAPLNLSDPSVPALSYFEYNPSEAPHVLFYNFFHLLYNLFHGERVEKNAWWSVCIGKILLIINLETLELKARLTDREVNNPYWQNRHSNFTWDQLSRDWKLSTQDAIELRKKRAVDAKMFDQTMEEYVPNIGEEVEMTTTSKKRKRSTRGGGGNSPYTTIPLPPCKVCGGTATGYHFGVITCEACKAFFRRALIHQHDYKCLKDDNCVITDKKLGNCSACRLRKCFHLGMSKGGVRRGRYSIAIRTQAIMEAKARESSDVMETELKRQRLDDTTVEEVSSLEGGGFTFDVFDGLLDISQLSDSAAFPMSESPTNTSYFDETSAISPEYVSRDDTLSMSSSSNGSPLISPTIYVEESPSYTENQELELLIDAIMSCQEAVYPTLKRQYTTAMQQEQMKIYMEFNEKNAMFGDLLNGTVSTEEFQQIFAETGLDLDDRLSMFNKKGNSMEDTIAQYVNFAKLVPGFKTINPKDVAKLLKSAHFEFWMVGNYMLFNSKLGVTTSWDGSHKANKEDCMKFFEKDIIDAQFELADKLKTLNLSLEEIALIRLIILTYTDRCPLVDAGKISALQEKFVECLQYQLSKTQTNPGRRMFRIFDHLLAMRDVTYLNIKANQKFLKEWDFVMHDYPLWREMLSYDGES, from the exons AGCGTCCCAGCTTTGAGCTATTTTGAGTACAACCCGTCGGAGGCCCCCCATGTCCTGTTTTATAACTTCTTTCATTTACTATACAACTTATTTCACGGTGAGCGAGTAGAGAAAAATGCTTGGTGGTCAGTTTGTATTGGGAAAATATTGCTAATAATTAACTTGGAAACTTTGGAACTGAAAGCACGACTTAcag ACAGAGAAGTCAACAACCCTTACTGGCAAAACCGACATAGCAATTTCACCTGGGATCAGCTATCACGTGACTGGAAGTTATCAACCCAAGACGCAATAGAATTACGGAAAAAACGCGCAGTGGACGCAAAGATGTTTGATCAAACGATGGAAGAGTATGTTCCAAATATAGGAGAGGAGGTTGAAATGACGACGACGAGCAAGAAGCGGAAACGGAGCACGCGAGGCGGAGGCGGAAACTCCCCTTACACGACGATACCACTTCCGCCGTGCAAAGTTTGCGGAGGGACGGCTACTGGTTACCATTTCGGAGTGATCACATGTGAGGCGTGCAAG GCGTTTTTCCGACGGGCCTTAATTCACCAGCACGATTACAAATGTCTCAAGGACGACAACTGTGTGATTACCGACAAAAAGCTCGGCAACTGTTCGGCCTGCAGACTGCGAAAATGTTTTCACCTCGGCATGTCCAAAGGAG GCGTGAGAAGAGGCCGATATTCAATTGCTATACGGACACAAGCCATCATGGAAGCCAAGGCACGCGAGTCCAGTGACGTCATGGAAACTGAATTGAAGCGTCAGCGTCTTGACGACACAACTGTCGAGGAAGTGTCGTCCCTTGAAGGTGGTGGATTCACTTTTGACGTATTTGATGGGCTGTTGGACATTTCTC AGTTAAGCGACTCAGCCGCATTTCCTATGTCCGAATCACCAACCAATACCAGCTATTTTGACGAAACATCCGCCATTTCCCCAGAATATGTTTCACGAGACGATACACTCTCCATGTCGTCATCATCGAATGGTTCCCCGCTTATTTCACCAACAATCTACGTAGAAGAATCACCATCGTACACAGAGAACCAAGAACTGGAACTCTTGATTGACGCCATAATGTCATGCCAAGAGGCGGTGTACCCAACCTTGAAGAGGCAATACACAACAGCCATGCAGCAGGAGCAGATGAAAATATAT ATGGAATTCAATGAGAAAAACGCGATGTTCGGAGACCTTCTTAATGGCACGGTATCAACCGAGGAGTTCCAACAAATCTTTGCCGAGACAGGCCTGGACCTTGATGACAGACTTTCCATGTTTAACAAGAAAGGGAATTCTATGGAAGACACCATTGCCCAATATGTCAATTTTGCCAAACTCGTGCCTGGCTTCAAGACAATTAACCCAAAAGATGTCGCGAAATTATTGAAAT CGGCACACTTTGAGTTCTGGATGGTCGGAAACTACATGCTCTTTAACAGCAAACTCGGCGTTACCACGAGCTGGGACGGTTCTCACAAAGCGAACAAAGAAGACTGCATGAAGTTCTTCGAAAAAGACATCATAGATGCCCAGTTTGAGCTTGCTGACAAACTAAAGACCTTGAACTTATCTCTGGAAGAAATTGCTCTAATACGTCTCATAATCCTGACATATACAG ACCGTTGCCCACTCGTGGATGCCGGCAAGATCTCCGCACTGCAGGAAAAGTTTGTGGAATGCCTTCAGTATCAGCTATCCAAGACCCAAACCAACCCTGGGCGCCGAATGTTCCGAATATTCGATCACCTGCTCGCCATGCGTGACGTCACATACCTGAACATTAAAGCCAATCAGAAATTCTTGAAGGAATGGGACTTTGTCATGCATGATTACCCACTGTGGCGGGAAATGTTGTCATATGACGGAGAATCGTGA